One part of the Gemmatimonadaceae bacterium genome encodes these proteins:
- a CDS encoding GNAT family N-acetyltransferase: MARASVPPEQASTTGPIVIRRASREDFETVLALRQALRREERPDEEPIDEELRAMTRRQLSASGQIIFLADDGHRTIGILRCALQAPLDRVTRSALLTTAYVRPAWRRQGVMARLVQAASDWCLRHDVRDLRLRNAPDNAAANGAWEALGFKVVQVIRHRRTEP, translated from the coding sequence ATGGCGCGCGCAAGCGTCCCACCCGAGCAGGCCTCGACGACGGGGCCCATCGTGATCCGGCGCGCGAGCCGTGAAGACTTCGAAACCGTGCTCGCCCTGCGCCAGGCACTGCGGCGCGAAGAACGGCCCGACGAGGAGCCGATCGACGAAGAACTGCGGGCCATGACCCGACGCCAGCTCAGCGCCAGCGGCCAGATCATCTTCCTCGCCGACGACGGTCATCGCACCATCGGCATCCTGCGCTGCGCGCTCCAGGCGCCGCTGGACCGTGTCACACGTTCGGCACTGCTGACCACCGCGTACGTCCGACCCGCCTGGCGGCGCCAGGGCGTCATGGCGCGGCTCGTGCAGGCCGCCTCGGACTGGTGCCTGCGCCACGATGTACGCGACCTCCGATTGCGCAACGCGCCCGACAACGCCGCGGCCAACGGAGCCTGGGAGGCACTCGGCTTCAAGGTCGTGCAGGTCATCCGCCACCGGCGCACGGAGCCCTGA
- a CDS encoding cytidylate kinase-like family protein: MSVITISRMFGSGGSEIARLVAENLGWQLLDNAFVERVAARLHATPAVVEAIEEKAPSLAERIANALAYGSQEMLSAPMHAPLPPSEERVLEVTRSVIDDAVARGPVVLVGRGAQMRLASREDAVHVLCTAPREAAIARVMQRERLAHDEAGRRVDEENQRRTKFVKRYWNRSWLDASNYHLCVNTAWTGIDGAAELIVRLASEHGLSAMS; encoded by the coding sequence GTGTCTGTCATCACGATCTCGCGCATGTTCGGCTCCGGAGGCTCGGAGATCGCGCGCCTCGTCGCGGAGAACCTCGGATGGCAGCTGCTCGACAACGCATTCGTAGAGCGGGTGGCGGCGCGGCTGCACGCCACCCCGGCGGTGGTCGAAGCCATCGAGGAGAAGGCGCCGTCGCTGGCCGAGCGCATCGCGAACGCCCTGGCGTACGGGTCACAGGAGATGCTGTCTGCCCCGATGCACGCGCCGCTCCCGCCCTCGGAGGAACGTGTGCTCGAGGTCACGCGGAGCGTGATCGACGATGCCGTCGCGCGCGGACCGGTGGTCCTCGTCGGGCGCGGGGCGCAGATGCGGCTCGCCTCGCGCGAAGATGCCGTCCACGTGTTGTGCACCGCACCGCGCGAGGCGGCGATCGCGCGGGTGATGCAGCGCGAGCGGCTCGCGCACGACGAAGCCGGTCGGCGGGTCGACGAGGAGAACCAGCGGCGCACGAAGTTCGTCAAGCGCTACTGGAATCGGAGCTGGCTGGACGCGTCGAACTACCACCTGTGCGTCAACACGGCATGGACCGGGATCGACGGCGCCGCCGAGCTCATCGTGCGACTGGCGAGCGAGCACGGCCTCTCGGCCATGTCGTGA
- a CDS encoding MFS transporter: MHANARRPVNPFRVLLTHANFRRFWIGQTLSLVGTWMQSMAMGWLALELSDSAFVVGLVAASSALPILLFSLYAGVIVDRSDKLRIVRLAQGMLLVEAALLWYFTWRGQITVPGLIALATLGGIITSFEIPARQSLMIDLVGREDLRDAIALNSSGFNLARILGPAIAAAIIARWGLAWCFGVNAVSYLTVLAGLALIKLPPKALVPPTETPWEGMFTGVRHVTGDRRLRGLVETISVFAILCTPTLALMPVMAREQLGLGASGYGVLLSAVGIGGLIGALGLAASSARLRRGPLLVRSQFVLAGLILLISLSRVPSLSYVVLLATGCVLIVNSAVGNTIMQAIVPDEFRGRLMAIYSLIVVGLPQVVGAFAAGSVAGVIGISWTLALSAVLMAVYGRWAFRRYPEIRSL, encoded by the coding sequence GTGCACGCCAACGCCCGCCGGCCGGTCAATCCATTTCGCGTCCTGCTGACGCACGCGAACTTCCGGCGCTTCTGGATCGGGCAGACCCTGTCGCTCGTCGGTACGTGGATGCAGTCGATGGCGATGGGGTGGCTCGCCCTGGAGCTGTCCGACAGTGCCTTTGTGGTCGGCCTCGTGGCCGCGAGTTCCGCGCTTCCCATCCTCCTCTTTTCGCTGTACGCCGGCGTCATCGTCGATCGGAGCGACAAGCTGCGGATCGTTCGTCTGGCGCAGGGCATGCTCCTCGTGGAGGCCGCGCTCCTGTGGTACTTCACGTGGCGTGGACAGATCACCGTCCCCGGCCTGATCGCGCTCGCTACGCTCGGCGGCATCATCACGAGCTTCGAGATACCGGCGCGACAGTCGCTCATGATCGACCTCGTGGGTCGCGAGGATCTGCGCGACGCGATCGCGCTCAACTCGTCAGGCTTCAACCTGGCGCGTATCCTCGGACCGGCCATCGCGGCCGCGATCATCGCGCGCTGGGGGCTCGCCTGGTGCTTCGGGGTGAATGCGGTGAGCTACCTGACCGTGCTCGCCGGTCTCGCGCTGATCAAGCTGCCCCCGAAAGCCCTGGTCCCGCCCACCGAAACACCGTGGGAGGGCATGTTCACCGGCGTTCGCCACGTCACCGGCGACCGTCGGTTGCGCGGACTCGTCGAAACGATTTCGGTGTTCGCGATCCTCTGCACGCCGACGCTGGCCCTCATGCCGGTGATGGCGCGCGAACAGCTGGGTCTTGGTGCGAGCGGCTACGGGGTGCTGTTGTCGGCCGTTGGTATCGGCGGGCTGATCGGCGCGCTCGGCCTCGCAGCATCCAGCGCCCGGCTTCGCCGCGGTCCGCTGCTCGTGCGCTCGCAGTTCGTACTGGCCGGGCTGATCCTGCTCATCTCCCTGTCTCGCGTTCCGTCATTGTCCTACGTCGTGCTCCTGGCGACCGGGTGCGTGCTGATCGTCAATTCGGCGGTGGGCAACACGATCATGCAGGCGATCGTGCCTGACGAGTTCCGCGGGCGGCTGATGGCCATCTACTCGCTGATCGTCGTCGGCTTGCCGCAGGTCGTCGGCGCATTCGCGGCGGGTTCCGTGGCCGGCGTGATCGGCATCTCGTGGACCCTGGCCCTGTCCGCCGTCCTGATGGCGGTCTATGGCCGATGGGCCTTCAGGCGGTATCCGGAGATCCGGTCACTTTAG
- a CDS encoding VWA domain-containing protein produces the protein MRFHTYSKFSPEAADAVDLEALLEQLSDFLLQSGFAGGPTWHPMWGDSGDDPDRSMDALKEAILQALIDSGQFTPEMLRALRGVDDEASQASLAELLDRIVQRLMEQGYLTAQAPPQMPASHQPVEGPGGLARAASRDVQFSLTSKGIDLLGYKALRQILGSLGRSSFGSHETPHLATGVEADAGSKPYEFGDTLNLDVNGTLANTLTRTGSLGFPLDVDYPDLMVNRAEYRSSCATVLMLDCSHSMILYGEDRFTPAKKVALALTHLIRTGFPGDTIRVVLFHDTAEEIPVAALAHAQVGPYHTNTAEGLKLARRLLLAQKKDMRQIVMITDGKPSALTMPDGQVYKNAMGLDAWVIRETLREVADCRRAGIMINTFMLARDRALVDFVKHVSAISRGKAYFTNTMTLGQYILMDFLKKKTRRAG, from the coding sequence ATGCGCTTCCACACCTATTCGAAGTTCTCCCCGGAAGCCGCGGACGCCGTCGACCTCGAGGCGCTGCTCGAACAGCTCTCCGACTTTCTGCTCCAGTCGGGCTTTGCCGGTGGTCCGACCTGGCACCCGATGTGGGGAGACTCGGGTGACGATCCCGACCGTTCGATGGACGCACTGAAGGAGGCCATCCTCCAGGCACTCATCGACTCGGGCCAGTTCACGCCGGAGATGCTGCGGGCTTTGCGTGGCGTCGACGACGAGGCATCCCAGGCCTCACTGGCCGAGCTGCTCGATCGGATCGTCCAGCGCCTCATGGAGCAGGGCTACCTCACGGCGCAGGCCCCGCCCCAGATGCCGGCGTCGCATCAGCCGGTCGAAGGGCCGGGTGGCCTGGCGCGGGCGGCATCGCGCGACGTGCAGTTCTCGCTGACCAGCAAGGGCATCGACCTCCTGGGCTACAAGGCCCTGCGGCAGATCCTCGGCTCACTCGGCCGCAGCTCGTTCGGCAGCCACGAGACGCCGCACCTCGCCACCGGCGTGGAAGCCGACGCGGGCAGCAAGCCCTATGAGTTCGGCGACACGCTCAACCTCGACGTCAACGGCACGCTCGCAAACACGCTCACCCGCACAGGATCGCTGGGGTTCCCGCTCGACGTCGACTATCCGGACCTGATGGTCAACCGCGCCGAGTACCGATCGTCATGTGCGACCGTGCTGATGCTCGACTGTTCGCACTCGATGATCCTCTACGGCGAGGATCGCTTTACGCCCGCCAAGAAGGTCGCTCTCGCGCTGACGCACCTGATCCGAACCGGATTCCCGGGTGACACGATCCGCGTGGTGCTCTTCCACGACACGGCGGAGGAGATCCCCGTTGCGGCCCTCGCGCATGCACAGGTCGGCCCCTACCACACGAATACCGCCGAGGGACTCAAGCTCGCGCGCCGCCTCCTGCTGGCGCAGAAGAAGGACATGCGCCAGATCGTGATGATCACGGACGGAAAGCCGAGCGCACTGACGATGCCCGACGGGCAGGTCTACAAGAACGCGATGGGCCTCGATGCCTGGGTCATCCGCGAGACCTTGCGCGAAGTCGCCGACTGCCGTCGCGCGGGCATCATGATCAACACGTTCATGCTCGCGCGTGATCGGGCGCTGGTCGACTTCGTGAAGCACGTCTCGGCCATCAGTCGCGGCAAGGCGTATTTCACCAACACGATGACACTCGGCCAGTACATCCTGATGGACTTTCTGAAGAAGAAAACGAGGCGGGCGGGATAG
- a CDS encoding homoserine dehydrogenase has product MATPVLRLGLIGFGTVGQAFARGLAQSADRLASRLSARIRLARVAVRVPQKVQPAWPDLRIGDDPLALASDPSVDIVVEATGADTACGWLTTALNRGAVTVSANKQAVAGSLPLLQALADRHPLFHCEGAVAAAIPIVRALREGLDGEDILDIRGILNGTSTFILSEVERGAEFAAAFARAESLGFAERGSRADIDGSDAAAKLAILASTAWRTPIVRERVRVRGFDERIVAQARQAFGAQRRVRLVAEAWQADGPRLIVEPRVLDGDDPLATVTGVTNAVELTAVLAGQLRWFGPGAGGDRTASALLGDVLAGARTLLSGGLGRVAA; this is encoded by the coding sequence ATGGCTACACCCGTCCTGCGCCTGGGACTGATCGGCTTCGGCACGGTCGGACAGGCATTTGCGCGAGGGCTCGCACAGTCTGCGGATCGGCTCGCCTCGCGGCTCTCCGCGCGGATTCGCTTGGCGCGCGTGGCGGTTCGGGTACCGCAGAAGGTACAGCCCGCGTGGCCTGATCTTCGGATCGGCGATGATCCGCTCGCCCTGGCCTCTGACCCCTCGGTCGACATCGTGGTCGAGGCAACGGGAGCGGATACGGCATGCGGGTGGCTCACCACCGCGCTCAATCGCGGCGCCGTCACCGTTTCTGCGAACAAGCAGGCCGTTGCCGGATCACTGCCTCTCCTCCAGGCGCTGGCGGACCGCCATCCGCTCTTTCACTGCGAAGGTGCGGTGGCCGCGGCGATCCCGATCGTTCGCGCGCTCCGCGAAGGGCTGGACGGCGAGGACATCCTCGACATCCGCGGCATCCTGAACGGAACGAGCACCTTCATCCTCTCCGAAGTCGAGCGGGGCGCGGAGTTCGCAGCGGCCTTTGCGCGCGCGGAGTCCCTTGGCTTTGCCGAGCGCGGCAGCCGCGCCGACATCGACGGCAGCGATGCCGCGGCAAAGCTCGCGATCCTTGCTTCCACGGCGTGGCGCACCCCCATCGTGCGCGAGCGGGTGCGGGTGCGTGGATTCGATGAGCGCATCGTCGCGCAGGCTCGTCAGGCCTTCGGTGCCCAGCGTCGCGTGCGCCTCGTCGCCGAGGCGTGGCAGGCGGACGGACCCCGCCTGATCGTGGAACCGCGCGTGCTCGACGGCGACGATCCGCTGGCCACGGTCACCGGCGTCACCAACGCCGTGGAACTCACCGCCGTGCTCGCGGGGCAGCTCCGCTGGTTCGGCCCCGGGGCGGGTGGTGACCGCACCGCATCAGCCCTGCTCGGCGACGTGCTCGCCGGTGCACGCACGCTGCTCTCTGGCGGGCTCGGGAGGGTCGCCGCATGA
- the thrC gene encoding threonine synthase, whose translation MTTTVAPDTLVPFPLECANCGVSHTSDRPAAICPECLGPLEVVYPEGRSLPDRATIAARPPTLWRYREWLPFEGTPLAARDTGWTPLVEAPRVASALGVRRAWLKLDTLSNPSLSFKDRVVTTAINAVRAFGLEAIACASTGNLANAVASAAAREGLPAWIFVPHDLEIAKLVGTLVYGPRLVRVRGTYDDVNRLCAQLADEYPWGIANVNLRAYYGEGSKTMAFEIAEQLEWQLPTAVVAPMAGGSLVTKLRKGFGEFIDAGLVDDALPRVFGAQASGCAPIVRLFERGSGGIVPEVPSTIARSLAIGNPADGVAAARVLRETGGGAAAVSDDEIRDAIRELASLSGVFGETAAGVTYAGAKALARSGALTAKDDVVLCLTGNGLKTAEALTADLDQVPTIAPRLREVEALVS comes from the coding sequence ATGACCACGACGGTCGCACCTGACACGCTCGTCCCGTTCCCGCTGGAGTGCGCCAACTGCGGCGTGTCGCACACGAGCGACCGCCCGGCGGCGATCTGCCCCGAATGCCTCGGCCCGCTCGAGGTGGTGTACCCGGAGGGTCGCTCCCTTCCCGATCGCGCCACCATCGCGGCGAGACCGCCCACGCTCTGGCGCTATCGCGAGTGGCTCCCCTTTGAAGGAACGCCGCTGGCCGCGCGCGACACCGGGTGGACGCCGCTCGTCGAGGCCCCGCGGGTCGCATCCGCGTTAGGCGTGCGCCGTGCCTGGCTCAAGCTCGATACGCTGTCCAACCCGTCGCTCTCGTTCAAGGATCGCGTGGTCACCACGGCGATCAACGCCGTGCGTGCCTTCGGACTGGAGGCGATCGCGTGCGCGTCCACCGGCAACCTCGCGAACGCGGTGGCCTCGGCCGCCGCGCGCGAAGGGTTGCCGGCCTGGATCTTCGTCCCACATGACCTGGAGATCGCGAAACTGGTCGGAACCCTCGTCTACGGTCCGCGACTCGTGCGCGTTCGGGGAACGTATGACGATGTGAACCGGCTCTGCGCCCAGCTCGCCGACGAGTATCCGTGGGGCATCGCCAACGTGAACCTCAGGGCGTACTACGGCGAAGGCTCCAAGACCATGGCCTTCGAAATCGCCGAGCAGTTGGAATGGCAGCTGCCAACGGCGGTCGTCGCGCCGATGGCCGGTGGCTCCCTGGTCACCAAGCTGCGCAAGGGCTTCGGTGAGTTCATCGATGCCGGGCTCGTGGACGACGCGCTCCCGCGGGTCTTCGGCGCGCAGGCATCGGGTTGCGCCCCGATCGTGCGTCTGTTCGAACGCGGCAGCGGCGGCATCGTCCCCGAAGTACCGTCCACCATCGCGCGCTCTCTGGCGATCGGCAATCCGGCCGACGGCGTCGCCGCTGCGCGAGTCCTCAGGGAAACCGGTGGCGGCGCCGCGGCGGTGAGCGACGACGAGATCCGCGACGCGATCCGTGAGCTCGCGTCCCTTTCCGGTGTGTTTGGTGAGACCGCCGCGGGCGTGACGTATGCCGGCGCCAAGGCGCTCGCGCGAAGCGGAGCCCTCACGGCCAAGGACGACGTGGTGCTCTGCCTCACGGGCAACGGCCTCAAGACGGCCGAGGCGCTCACCGCTGACCTCGACCAGGTGCCGACGATCGCACCGCGCCTCCGCGAGGTCGAAGCCCTGGTTTCCTGA
- a CDS encoding MoaD/ThiS family protein translates to MPIPVRLPSALAAQAGGNRKLDAEGSTVGAVLDHVVERFPSVGPRLRDAAGELYPFVTVYLNDQDIRFADGFATAVREGDEVVIVPAVAGG, encoded by the coding sequence ATGCCGATTCCTGTCCGACTCCCCTCCGCCCTGGCGGCCCAGGCCGGTGGCAACCGAAAGCTCGACGCCGAAGGATCCACCGTGGGCGCCGTCCTCGATCACGTCGTGGAGCGCTTCCCGAGTGTAGGCCCTCGCCTGCGCGACGCGGCCGGCGAATTGTATCCGTTCGTCACGGTGTACCTGAACGACCAGGACATCCGGTTCGCCGACGGGTTCGCCACCGCGGTCCGCGAAGGCGACGAAGTCGTCATCGTCCCGGCTGTCGCGGGAGGCTAG
- the moeB gene encoding molybdopterin-synthase adenylyltransferase MoeB, giving the protein MGTLTEPVTTADVDLPELSASELARYSRHLLLPEVGVEGQRKLKAARVLLIGAGGLGSPAALYLAAAGVGTLGIVDFDVVDVTNLQRQILHGTRDVGRSKLASATERLLDVNPHLNVEAHEARFTSANARELVRQYDLVVDGTDNFATRYLVNDACVLEGRPNVYGSIFRFDGQASVFCTTDGPCYRCLYPEPPPPGLVPSCAEGGVLGVLPGLIGTLQATEAIKLILGVGEPLIGRLTLVDALGAQWRVVKVRRNPACPACGTRELTELVDYDQFCGLRNVPTEAPVPETTPREVADRLARGDDFDLIDVREPYEVKIAAYPRATLIPLGTLPDEISSLDRSREIVLACRSGARSAKAVRQLQAAGFTKVWNLAGGILRWADDVDTTLTKY; this is encoded by the coding sequence ATGGGTACGCTCACCGAACCCGTGACCACGGCTGACGTGGACCTTCCCGAACTCTCCGCCAGCGAACTCGCCCGCTATAGCCGTCACCTGCTCCTGCCCGAGGTCGGGGTCGAGGGTCAGCGGAAGCTCAAGGCGGCCCGCGTGCTGCTCATCGGCGCCGGGGGCCTCGGATCACCGGCAGCGCTCTACCTCGCCGCAGCGGGCGTTGGCACGCTGGGCATCGTCGACTTCGACGTCGTCGACGTGACCAACCTGCAACGACAGATCCTGCACGGCACCCGGGACGTGGGCCGCTCGAAGCTGGCCTCGGCGACCGAGCGCCTGTTGGACGTCAACCCGCACCTGAACGTCGAGGCGCACGAGGCCCGGTTCACTTCGGCGAACGCGCGCGAACTCGTCAGGCAGTACGACCTCGTCGTCGACGGCACCGACAACTTCGCCACGCGCTACCTCGTGAACGATGCCTGCGTGCTCGAGGGGCGGCCCAACGTCTATGGCTCGATCTTCCGGTTCGACGGGCAGGCGTCGGTGTTCTGCACCACCGATGGTCCGTGCTACCGCTGCCTCTATCCGGAGCCGCCACCGCCGGGGCTCGTCCCCAGCTGCGCCGAGGGCGGCGTGCTCGGCGTGTTGCCGGGCCTCATCGGAACTCTGCAGGCCACCGAAGCCATCAAGCTCATCCTGGGTGTGGGGGAGCCGCTCATCGGCCGCCTCACGCTCGTCGACGCGCTCGGCGCACAGTGGCGCGTGGTCAAGGTGCGCCGGAACCCGGCCTGCCCGGCGTGCGGCACCCGCGAGCTCACGGAACTCGTGGACTACGACCAGTTCTGCGGCCTCAGGAACGTGCCAACGGAAGCTCCGGTCCCGGAGACCACGCCTCGCGAAGTGGCCGATCGCCTCGCCCGTGGCGATGACTTTGATCTGATCGACGTGCGCGAACCGTATGAAGTGAAGATCGCCGCGTACCCCAGGGCCACCCTGATCCCGCTGGGCACCCTGCCTGACGAGATCTCGTCCCTCGATCGCTCGCGCGAGATCGTCCTCGCCTGTCGCAGCGGTGCGCGAAGCGCCAAGGCCGTACGGCAGCTGCAGGCTGCTGGCTTCACAAAGGTGTGGAACCTCGCCGGTGGCATCCTGCGCTGGGCCGACGACGTGGACACGACGCTCACGAAGTACTGA
- a CDS encoding A/G-specific adenine glycosylase: MSRDCRLPRSLDLAHAKRVSRRLRTWFARHGRDLPWRATRDPYRVLVSELMLQQTQVARVVTFYDRFLERFPTVHALADASEADVTDAWQGLGYYARARNLHALSRRVVREHGGTLPSAPVELRRLPGVGAYTAGAVASFAFEESAALVDTNVARVIARIFAPHLRPRRARDLTRIWAVAEAILPARGATAWTHNQALMELGALVCTARTRRCEVCPVASRCLTRQRERRQKERT; encoded by the coding sequence GTGTCACGCGATTGTCGCCTCCCCCGTTCGCTCGACCTGGCCCACGCGAAGCGCGTCTCGCGGCGCCTGCGGACCTGGTTCGCCCGTCACGGCCGCGACCTGCCGTGGCGCGCCACGCGCGACCCGTATCGCGTGCTCGTGTCGGAGCTGATGCTTCAGCAGACGCAGGTCGCACGCGTCGTGACATTCTATGACCGGTTCCTGGAGCGATTCCCGACGGTGCATGCACTCGCCGACGCATCCGAAGCGGACGTCACCGATGCCTGGCAGGGACTCGGCTACTACGCGCGGGCCCGGAACCTCCATGCCCTGTCGCGGCGCGTCGTGCGCGAACACGGCGGAACCCTGCCGTCGGCGCCGGTCGAGCTGCGTCGCCTGCCCGGCGTTGGTGCCTACACGGCCGGTGCGGTCGCGTCGTTCGCGTTCGAGGAGTCGGCGGCTCTCGTGGACACCAACGTCGCCCGGGTGATCGCCCGCATCTTTGCACCGCACCTGCGCCCGCGACGCGCCCGTGACCTTACGCGGATCTGGGCCGTCGCCGAGGCCATCCTTCCCGCGCGCGGCGCCACCGCGTGGACGCACAACCAGGCCCTCATGGAACTCGGCGCCCTCGTCTGCACGGCACGCACGCGGCGGTGCGAGGTGTGCCCCGTCGCCAGCCGATGCCTGACGAGGCAGCGAGAGCGAAGGCAGAAGGAACGCACCTGA
- a CDS encoding citrate synthase, translating to MSTTATPGASSTHVLEIRDSRTGKTYTVPITDDTIRAADLKQIKVNASDFGMMSYDPAFMNTASCRSAITFIDGDVGILRYRGYPIEQLAEKASFLEVAWLLRHGELPTQAEYDKWVHHITYHTYVHENIKRFLEGFRYDAHPMSMLGSAVAALSSFYPESRRIHEPEQRDIAIIRLLAKVPTLAAFCYRHVKGLPFVYPDNDLSYAGNFLSMIARMSEAKYVPNPVFERAIEVLFILHADHEQNCSTNAVRAVGSSHVDPFSAAAAGVMALFGPLHGGANEQVLRMIEKIGDVKQVKPFIEEVKAGKGGERLMGFGHRVYKSYDPRARIVKQLAYDVFKVAGMDRDLEIALELERIALEDDYFIGRKLYPNVDFYTGLIYRAMKFPTDYFTVLFAIPRMAGWLAQWEEMLLDKEQKIARPRQIYTGHDERAYTHTLDRKKKILK from the coding sequence ATGAGCACGACGGCGACGCCTGGGGCGTCCTCGACCCACGTCCTCGAGATCAGGGACAGTCGCACCGGCAAGACGTACACGGTGCCGATCACTGACGACACCATCCGCGCCGCTGACCTGAAGCAGATCAAGGTGAACGCGAGCGACTTCGGAATGATGTCCTACGATCCCGCGTTCATGAACACGGCCTCGTGCCGGAGCGCGATCACGTTCATTGACGGGGACGTCGGGATCCTCCGGTATCGAGGCTACCCCATCGAGCAATTGGCCGAGAAGGCATCGTTCCTCGAAGTCGCGTGGTTGCTGCGCCACGGCGAGCTGCCCACGCAGGCCGAGTACGACAAGTGGGTGCACCACATCACGTACCACACCTACGTGCACGAGAACATCAAGCGGTTCCTCGAAGGGTTCCGCTACGATGCGCACCCGATGTCGATGCTTGGATCGGCCGTGGCCGCGTTGTCCTCGTTCTATCCCGAGTCCCGCCGCATCCACGAGCCGGAGCAGCGCGACATTGCGATCATCCGGTTGCTCGCCAAGGTGCCGACCCTCGCGGCGTTCTGCTACCGGCACGTGAAGGGATTGCCATTCGTCTATCCGGACAACGACCTGTCGTACGCCGGGAACTTCCTGTCGATGATCGCGCGGATGTCGGAAGCGAAGTACGTGCCGAACCCGGTGTTCGAGCGCGCGATCGAAGTGCTGTTCATCCTGCACGCCGACCACGAACAGAATTGCTCGACCAACGCGGTCCGCGCGGTGGGTTCGTCGCACGTCGATCCGTTCAGCGCGGCGGCCGCTGGCGTGATGGCGCTGTTCGGTCCGCTGCATGGCGGCGCCAACGAGCAGGTGTTGCGCATGATCGAGAAGATCGGCGACGTGAAGCAGGTGAAGCCGTTCATCGAGGAAGTGAAGGCCGGCAAGGGCGGCGAGCGTCTCATGGGCTTTGGGCACCGCGTCTACAAGAGCTACGATCCGAGGGCCAGGATCGTGAAGCAGCTCGCGTACGACGTCTTCAAGGTCGCGGGGATGGACAGGGACCTCGAGATCGCGCTCGAGCTCGAGCGCATTGCCCTCGAAGACGACTACTTCATCGGACGCAAGCTCTATCCCAACGTGGACTTCTACACGGGTCTGATCTACCGCGCGATGAAGTTCCCCACCGACTACTTCACGGTCCTGTTTGCGATTCCGCGCATGGCCGGCTGGCTGGCGCAGTGGGAAGAGATGCTGCTCGACAAGGAACAGAAGATCGCGCGGCCGCGGCAGATCTATACGGGCCACGACGAACGCGCCTACACGCACACGCTCGACCGCAAGAAGAAGATCCTCAAGTAG
- a CDS encoding sulfite exporter TauE/SafE family protein: MDPQFPQLLLIVLVAAVGSAVNSIAGGGTLLTFPALVGLGVPGLVANATSTVALVPGSIGAVVGYRDALSGSARWSTAFAIASLLGGAVGAGLLLVTPADRFDAIVPWLVFGATALFIVQQPLMRLLKQRSGDTTSNGDPSLRPPPTALLVFQFVIAIYGGYFGAGLGILMLAALGFMGFSNIHRMNGIKSLGGMCANLIAAATFALSNLVNWPVAVAMAVGAIAGGYGGSRLAQRVSQAWVRRAIILIGLASGVWLLAGGLSPAAPGG, from the coding sequence GTGGATCCCCAGTTCCCTCAGCTCCTGCTCATCGTGCTCGTGGCCGCCGTCGGGAGCGCGGTCAACTCGATTGCCGGCGGCGGCACGCTCCTCACCTTTCCAGCGCTCGTGGGACTCGGTGTCCCAGGGCTCGTCGCCAACGCCACATCCACGGTGGCGCTCGTCCCCGGTTCGATCGGCGCCGTGGTCGGCTACCGCGACGCGCTCAGTGGCTCGGCGCGATGGTCCACCGCCTTCGCCATCGCAAGCCTGCTCGGCGGGGCCGTCGGGGCCGGTCTCCTCCTCGTGACTCCGGCGGACCGTTTCGACGCGATCGTGCCCTGGCTCGTCTTTGGCGCCACCGCGCTGTTCATCGTACAGCAGCCGCTGATGCGACTGCTGAAGCAGCGATCCGGAGATACCACCTCGAACGGCGACCCGTCGTTGCGGCCACCGCCGACCGCGCTCCTCGTCTTCCAGTTCGTGATTGCCATCTACGGCGGCTATTTCGGCGCCGGACTCGGCATCCTGATGCTCGCCGCGCTGGGATTCATGGGCTTCTCCAACATCCATCGGATGAACGGGATCAAGAGCCTGGGGGGCATGTGTGCCAACCTGATCGCCGCGGCGACCTTTGCCCTGTCGAACCTCGTGAACTGGCCCGTAGCGGTCGCGATGGCCGTGGGGGCCATCGCGGGGGGCTACGGAGGCTCCCGTCTGGCCCAGCGCGTGTCCCAGGCATGGGTCCGCCGGGCGATCATCCTGATCGGCCTCGCCAGCGGCGTCTGGCTCCTGGCCGGTGGCCTGAGCCCGGCCGCGCCCGGGGGGTGA